The sequence below is a genomic window from Corvus cornix cornix isolate S_Up_H32 chromosome 1, ASM73873v5, whole genome shotgun sequence.
GTGGTGgcatcaccatccctggagttATTTAAGAAATGTAGGTGTGTCAGCTCAAGGAAGTGGTTCAGTGGTGAACTGTGCAGCACTGAATTAACAATCATAGTCAATGATCGTAAAGATTTTTcccagcctaaatgattctgtagTTCTATGATCCTTTTCTCAGATTTTAGAAAACCACATAACATGATACTGTATGCATCAAtgtgtctttaaaaattttgtattgcttttttCTTGAGTTACTGTTGAATCTCCTTTTTGGTAATGAGAAAACTAGTTTCAAATTATACGTAccagaagtacagaaaaaatgACTGTTGTGCCTCCAATATATTTACCCAGTTTTTGTGATGTACAGTACAAAGTTACAGAATACTTTTTAGTCATCggcattaaataattaattaaataattaatacatTATGTGTATGCAATACATACACATAATTCAATATAATGACTTAGATCATCAGCTACTGTAAATTAGCACATCTCTGCAGAAGGGACTTACAACAGATGAGGGTACTGACTGCTGTGTATAAGCATCCAAAAACACACAGAGGGCTGTTTCAGTACTCCAGTTCATAGATACATGATATAACATCTTCTTATATAGAAATGCTTGGCAGATGAGGCATTGCATTTTCAATACTAACCTACTTTCTTTCCTGGCTaatgcatttctttgttttcaaggtTTGGAGCGGGGGGAGGGTTGTTTCAGTTTTTcgtttgggttttcttttttatgaaaGTACGTTGTATTAGCTTTCACTTCTCCAAATCAAATCCCATTTTTGTCACCCACATTTGCTCTGACTAGAActacataaattattttatgccttcatttgtgtttgcagacactctaaagggaaaaaaatggttacGAAAGCCAGAAGCAGATCCTTATGGCAcctatatttaatatttcacaaAATGTGACACCCCTCATTTATGGTCTTGAGTAATTTTGGGGAACAGTGTGCCATTTTTCATATCCAGGCTATTTGAATTAATCTGAGGTTAAGATCCTGTTGTCTTCACATTCAGAGAGACACTGCATGGAGTCTATTGCTGGGAACGTAGAAAAGATCTTTCTAAGCATTAGGAGAAACAGTCCCTCCCTCTTAtctaaataaaaccatttcaaaTGCTCTTTGCTGTGGCTAAATGAATTTAGATATGCCAAGAAATCGAAGCCTTATTTATCTGTGCACTTACCTATCTGTAATAGGACTATTGCTGCTAATTATACCTCTGTGTTCAAATTGTTATCAAAAACTCTGTGAAATGCGATGAGCTGAGAATCGGAGGGAGCTACTGTTATAGAAAGATGTGCTACTGTGAACAGTTCATCCTCCTTCCGAAAGTTTCGAGGCTGCATCCTCTTCATAATCGTGAGATAAAATGGAATTCATTCTTAGCTTACGTTATGATTTCAAATAATGACTGTTTAGATATTGTGCATCTCATTTCATTTGCAGAATACTTCTGTATACACTAGCTCTATATTTATGCCAGCAACAAGTGCTTGTGTCCACTCTTTGGTAGGCTGTCACTTCCTTTAAAATGTCTCCTCTCACCTTCTTTCTCCCCTACTGCTCATGATTagagaatttaaataattttttagttcctatatttttctctctctctccctccccatttttttttttttttaattttagagcACATGAAAAAATTTTCAACCAAAATAAGAGTTTCTGTCTTCCAAAATTCCTTCCAGTGAATGTTCTGGAGCTTAGAGGGctcaaaattagaaaatatctCTTGCCAGCCCTCAtgctaaaaaaatgtaaatgtataaaatataaagaGCTTTTGAACCTCTGTGAGAGAGATGCTGGAGGCAGATGTGTCCCTTGCCTGTAATAAGTGTGTGTTTGCCCAGCTCACTCAAAACTTTTGGACAGTTTTGTTCAGGGagtttcctttctctgcctgttACCTGTTGACTTCTGCAAGCACAAAAAGTTACGGTTATCTATATaacctttcttttaaagaatgttTCTGCAAGGAATGCAAAAGGATATGCCTGTATATTGGCAAGTTTAGGCTCCAGGTTTCTTGACATATGTGTacatatttcagtttgaaataattGATTATAACAAAGTGAAGTGCATGTTTATATGAAGCTGAAGGACTCAGACTTGACATCAGAAGTATatatcttttcttctctgaacaTGTCCCACAGTTTGCTAATAAAGACCACTTTGCAGAATAATTCAGCATTCAATATTTGCCCTAGAGGTGTCGGGTTCAGGAATGTTTAGAAAGTGAATTttgaatgtaagaaaaaaacagtaatcCAGtagataaattaataaatttcagtcagcttttaaaaagtaaacttATTTAATAAAACTTGTAAAAGATAAAAACATATTGCCATATGGAAAAGTAATCACCTTTGAATaaagtgaaaatgcattttaattttcctttttccttttatttccccttcatAGATCAATAACACGCTCTTATTATCGCAATTCTGTGGGTGGCTTACTAGTGTTTGACATCACAAATCGACGATCTTTTGAACATGTGAAGGACTGGCTAGAGGAAGCAAAAATGCACGTGCAGCCCTTTCAGATTGTGTTCCTGTTAGTAGGACACAAATGTGACTTAGTGTCGCAGCGTGAGGTTACaagagaagaagctgaaaaactgtcATCTGACTGTGGTATGAAATACATAGAAACTTCAGCAAAAGATGCCACAAATGTTGAAGAGTCCTTTACAATTCTTACACGAGACATCTATGAACTTGtaaaaaatggagaaatctCAATACAAGATGGATGGGAAGGTGTCAAGAGTGGCTTTGTTCCGAATGTTGTACATTCATCAGAAGAAGCTGTAAAGCCCAGAAGACAGTGCATCTGCTGAGTTTGTAGCATGCCAAAGAGCCCATGGGGTGTTTAGAAGATGATGCCAAtctaaatgacagaaaaataattttgaaacaatATTAGATCATGACATAGCTGAATCATAGAACAGTAATTTGGTTTTGTATCCTTCTGTCTAGGTTATAATCCATAACActttaagtgctttttttctttacagagtACAATAACTTTGTGTGgtcttcaggaaaagaaattatatattgCTAAAGGGAAAACTAATTCTATAGCAAGACATTGAGAAAGCGCAATAATCATCGTGACAACATCCTCTCTTGGGCTTTGTATTTTGAATACTGTTTAAAATCAACATCTCGTTAGGTGAGGATCAGATGAGCTCATTACTATTGTTCATCCTGCCTTAGCTTTGGACAAGAAAATATTATACCTTATACTTTTTTAATGGGATTCTTTACTCAAGTGCAGGGTTGCTAATAACCATTAAAGTTTAGAATGCTGTAGAATTTGGTAATAAAGATAACTAAGGAAAGCAAACTGAAAGATTGCTCCAATAGAAAACACTTTTGATATGACAATGAATACAAGCCTTACTAAAAACAGAATGTTTAAGAAAAGATGATTTATTTGTATACAAAAATAGGGAATAGAAACCGTGGAATTTAttactaaatattttctgaattgcCAATGAAACTAAACATAACATCACATATGATCCAGCTGTTATTTGACTTGTAtacaaaacagtttttccaacCACTGGAGTTACATTTCAGTGGCCAGATCCTCAGCTGGGTAATCATTGTCACACTGATGCCTATGGAATTACGTTAATTTACACAAACAAATTCCAtattagctttaaaaaataaacctacTTCTAACTAGAAGTGAAAGAAGTTTAAAAGTGCTGCAACCCATGGGAACCCAGGCCTTAAATTTGAATAGGGCAAGGACAGTTTTATTCTTAGCAGGCAAATGTTAAACTGTTATctaaaaaaggaagattttaaacaaaaactgTTATGAATAGAGcatttggagagaaaagaatttctaaaataatgcTTGGCTACAGAGAGCAAAGTTAGAGAACTCCTATTCCAAGAAAGAAACCCATAATAGCTTTTAATAACAGCAATAGGAGAAATCTGTGATCATGTAGCATTTTACTGAGCTTGGAGTCTCATCTTCCTATTCCTCTGAATATAACACACTCTAGCTTTATGGCAACTAGGTCTAGCACTTAAATACCAAATAAatctatttctattttattgtaGTAGTATAAAAGATTACTTGATCTCCAGAGTTGATAAACATCTACAATTTATCTGGCATACTCATAACCACCAAACATCAAGCCAGTTATCTTCATATAAAGGTGTGTTATCATGTACAATTCTCCTTTTTCAAGACCAGGCAACAAGTCTATCTaatctaattttcttctttaacaaGCATATGTTGGTTTTCTCTCAGGTTACTTTTATGTTCTTTTACAAtcctttttcaaatattttatagtATGGAGACAGGTTGCTTGGTTCCACTTACTTTATACATTTAGGGCAACTAAAACCATTAACtttgaagggaaataaaagtttAAGTTTTTCTAAAGCCTAAGTCTTACTTGCACTGAGGTACAGTTATACTATCATGGAAGGATACAGAGGCCTTAATATAAACAGGAATCAGCCTTAATTCATTAGCAAATAAAACAGTTAATTCTAGTCTCAGCATGCAACAGAGTAATTGCTGTGAGCCTGATTCTCTATTAAACTACATGTATTGACACCAAATCAACTTTGTTCAGAGGGTATTTTAGGCCCTCTTTATGAAGTAAACATGACTACAGATGCCAAAAGGTAGCGCAGAATCAGGCTGTGTGCATTTGACACTGATTCCCCTATGATATGAGGCCTGTGTTGTGCATCTCAGAAGATCT
It includes:
- the RAB39A gene encoding ras-related protein Rab-39A, yielding MPGVGAIGARCRHRPRRSPKKSPKAEPGQAGAAMDAAIWIYQFRLIVLGDSTVGKSCLLHRFTEGRFPGPLHSDPTVGVDFFSRLVEIEPGKRVKLQLWDTAGQERFRSITRSYYRNSVGGLLVFDITNRRSFEHVKDWLEEAKMHVQPFQIVFLLVGHKCDLVSQREVTREEAEKLSSDCGMKYIETSAKDATNVEESFTILTRDIYELVKNGEISIQDGWEGVKSGFVPNVVHSSEEAVKPRRQCIC